The following are from one region of the Primulina eburnea isolate SZY01 chromosome 17, ASM2296580v1, whole genome shotgun sequence genome:
- the LOC140818252 gene encoding 6,7,8-trihydroxycoumarin synthase-like — protein MILLLALILPVVIFFLFKTPKNAAKSNLPPSPPGLFIIGNLHQFDGVNTHLYLFKLAKTYGPLMSMKLGKVQVVVVSSAKMAKEVLKTHDLAFCSRPPSLGTQKLTYGGLDIGFSPYSDSWKELRKICVLHLFSNKQVQSFRPIREDEVFRMIKNIANSNSSGQEDGVNLSTIVLELTVTLIRRIAFGKQSGEEESNKRKFDHLLIQAQSLQAGFFVSDYLPWFSWVDKLTGMLSRLDKTFKDMDEFCQGLIDEHLDPNYRDKTKNTDNILDILLQLKEQNLCSIDLTWDRIKAVLYDIFVAGTDTSAMLIIWAMTALMQTPHTMKKLQAEIRETIGKKGFVNEDDVPRLPYLKAVVKETLRLYPPAPLLVPRECMEERIVGGYTIPPKTLVHINSWAIARDPEYWENPDEFSPERFLNSSVDVIGQDFELLPFGSGRRGCPGISMGLANTELALSNLVYSFDWELPHGLKKDGIDTEVLPGITMHKKTPLCLVPRKYICA, from the exons ATGATTCTCCTTCTGGCCTTGATTTTGCCTGTTGTCATCTTCTTCCTCTTCAAAACCCCGAAAAATGCAGCGAAATCCAATCTTCCGCCGTCTCCTCCGGGACTGTTCATCATTGGAAACCTTCACCAATTCGACGGCGTCAATACTCACCTCTATCTATTCAAACTCGCCAAAACATATGGTCCTCTCATGTCCATGAAGCTGGGTAAAGTTCAAGTTGTCGTAGTTTCTTCAGCGAAAATGGCGAAAGAAGTTCTAAAAACGCACGATCTCGCCTTCTGCAGCAGGCCGCCTTCTCTTGGCACGCAGAAATTAACCTACGGTGGATTGGATATAGGTTTCTCCCCTTACAGTGATTCTTGGAAGGAGTTAAGAAAGATTTGTGTGCTTCATTTGTTTAGCAACAAACAGGTCCAATCATTCCGGCCGATTCGAGAAGACGAAGTATTTCGTATGATAAAAAACATAGCAAATTCCAACTCATCTGGTCAAGAAGATGGTGTCAATCTGAGTACGATCGTCCTTGAATTGACTGTAACGTTGATCCGTAGGATTGCCTTTGGCAAGCAATCAGGTGAAGAGGAATCGAACAAACGAAAATTCGACCATCTTCTGATTCAGGCACAGTCGCTGCAAGCAGGTTTCTTTGTTTCCGATTATTTACCTTGGTTCAGTTGGGTGGACAAGTTAACTGGGATGTTATCCAGGCTGGATAAGACTTTCAAAGACATGGATGAGTTCTGCCAAGGACTGATTGATGAGCATCTGGATCCAAATTACAGGGATAAGACGAAGAATACCGATAATATTCTTGACATTTTACTCCAGCTTAAGGAACAGAACTTGTGCTCTATTGATTTGACATGGGATCGTATCAAGGCTGTGCTCTAT GATATATTTGTCGCTGGAACCGACACAAGTGCAATGTTAATTATCTGGGCTATGACTGCCCTCATGCAAACTCCGCATACGATGAAGAAACTGCAAGCTGAAATTAGAGAAACCATTGGGAAAAAGGGTTTTGTAAACGAAGATGATGTGCCCAGGCTTCCCTATCTTAAAGCAGTCGTAAAGGAGACCTTAAGATTGTACCCACCAGCTCCACTTCTAGTACCTAGAGAATGTATGGAAGAACGCATTGTAGGAGGATACACCATCCCACCTAAAACTTTGGTCCATATCAATTCATGGGCTATTGCAAGAGATCCAGAATATTGGGAAAATCCAGATGAATTCTCTCCAGAGAGATTCTTGAATAGTTCTGTCGATGTGATCGGGCAAGACTTTGAGCTCCTACCTTTCGGCTCGGGAAGAAGGGGTTGTCCCGGGATATCGATGGGGCTTGCAAATACGGAGCTTGCACTCTCCAATCTTGTTTACTCTTTTGACTGGGAGTTGCCTCATGGATTAAAGAAAGATGGAATAGATACTGAAGTCTTGCCTGGGATTACTATGCATAAGAAAACTCCACTTTGCCTAGTACCGAGAAAATATATTTGTGCTTGA